Below is a genomic region from Molothrus aeneus isolate 106 chromosome 5, BPBGC_Maene_1.0, whole genome shotgun sequence.
ACTTATGTAGTACACTAAAAAATTTACAgagtttaaaatgaaaattccagGTTATTCTCTCTAGCTAGGCTATGTTCATCCATACACTTCACCAGGTAAATTATCCTGTTCCACTCAAGATTTTGTCACCACCTGTAGTCAGGGCAGGACTTGCCAGATACAAGGTCCCCAAGAAAGAAGACTTTTATTACACATGAACTGCGttcctttggttttttcccccccagttAACTGTATGTATATTTGATTTGCCCTTAGAAATTAACTGTGCCATTAAATAAATCACTTGCTGGTCAATCACTGTAACATATACTGTAACCCAATGCTGTGCAAATCGGATGTCTCTAAAAGAGAACTTGAGCTGAGGAACTAGTGGAGGAATCTCTACAAAAAAACCTGCCCTGTGAGTTAAATGCAATTACTTTGAAATAAATACCTCACAATACgaaagctgtgaaaaataaaattcacactCCTGAAGGGCAAAATTATCACTCAGACTTGTTAAAAGAGTAAACTTGAGCTTTAATAGTTTATACCAGTGTTACATGTAAGGTGAAACCCTCTTAAGAGAATACTTGTTAAAGTGCATTTACTATATCCTGTAGCTGTCTATTTCagagttttgtttcctttaagcAGTCAATTTCTTTATACCTTGTAACCTAAAGGATGCAAAAAACCAGATATGGTTTAGTGTTGATaacccacagctccctgcttcTACGTTTACTGCATGAAACACAGGGCATaaatcttaaaaagaaatatcagtTATAATTGGTCTTAACAAATCAACACTTGACATGTTATCAGAGCACTAAggctatttattttcttgcgTGTATTACTGCATCTGAAGGAAAGATCCTTTTCCAGaactctattaaaaaataattaactttttGAATACAAAACTACTTTGATCTAATAATTAAAGTCCATACAAACCTGACACAAATTTTAGCTTCAAATTATAATGAACATGAGAGATTTCTTTGAATAACTAATCTTTGCTTCCTGCCATAAACTGTCACACAGGGTGGCCGCTTCTCatgcagctcagcagtgctgagctctaCCACCACCAAAGGTCCATGTCAGAAGTGGCCAGTGTTCCTGCTGGCTAGTTTGGGTAATGGTTTGTCAAGTGCTTGGGGACTGTGCAGATTGAAAGGCACTATATTCCTGCAGTGTATGACTTCCACCTCATgttagaagaaaaacatttccataGCTCTTATCAAAACCAAATCTTTCCCAGAGGTGAGCTGAGCAAACAGCCAGGCATGCCAAAGGTGATGTTTTGGTACAGAGAGATTCTGTAAGTAAATAGCAAGGTTTTCACAGATtaaactgcagaaaatgaaTGACAAGAACCTCCAAAGTGGAAGTTTTAATCTCCTTttcaagagaagagaaagacaaaacactTAGAGAACAAATGAAAGGAGCAGTAACAGCACAGTGGTAATAATAAATACGTGAAgttcagaaaaatattccacctccttccctcttttttcaGCCTGCATTTTgctaaaatactgtattttagCTAAGTGCTGTATTTTCTCCAATAGCATTAGACTTTCTTTTAACTGAAGCCTTGAAGAAATGTTTTACTGTGTATAAGATAGGTAATCCATTGTTTCTCCATGAAAGCACTAATACATTGCCTTTCCCCTTGAACAGATTTTTGCACCATCAGAAACACTCCAGTCTGTTGGCTCTTGGCTTTAATTGAAGCGTTGCCTCTGAAGCTAGGGGCAAATCCTGACAGAGCTCCAGGCCACCCAGAGGTGGTGTTTGGTCAGGGGGTTTTTAACATTTGGTGCTCCTATGCTATGAGGCATGACCTTGCTTTTTACAGTTAAAACATGAAATCACCGAAGCTTAAACAAGGGTCAGGTATGTTATCAAACACAAAgtgtatttcattaaaaataggaaatttcttataaataataatatgaaCACACCATTTTTGCAATGTCACATTTGAGGAACAGAACTACGCTTTCTCACATTTAAAAGCATGATCTATATGGGAAGTGGTTTTTATTTATCACAGGTGAGAAAGATCATAATTCAGTCACTGCTATCTGGAAGTGAGCTAACAGTCCCCAGGAAGGTGTGCAATCCACTTAAGCCCTGTACCACAGGGCCATCAAACCCTGCTTCCAAACAGCCTCTCTCAGCAACTCTAGGACTTGACTGCCCATGATCTCTGCCTCCTTACTGCAAAAATGTGCTGAACCCAGCCAGAAACCAAGGCTGTACTACTGAAAGCAATGAACAAGACAAGACAAATATAAATAATTGAATGGCTATAAAGTGCTCTTTGGGCATCCATGTATTGTCAAGGAAGACCTTAAATGCAACAGAATCCAAATTTGAAGAACTCTATCTACTTTGCAAAATGATCTGCTGGAGATCTCAGATAAAGTGTATCAGAGCTGTAAGTCAGGTAAAATAAGTGATAGCCCTCAGGAGGAAAATCTCTGTTGCCAAACAGAGTCAAAAGACCCAGCCCAGGAATGTgtccccctcaaaaaaaccacacaagtTATTAGTCAAAAAATACTCCTAAAAAATCTTTAGGCATTGACTAAGTACAAAAACATCACACTTTCCATGTCCTGTTTTATCCATTTTAATGCTAAACAAAAATCAGTCTTCTGCTTTTCCTATCTTGGTCAAAACATTTGATTTTGAGGTCTCTTATTTTTTCAGTGCAATAACAATCACTTGATAAATTTAATCTTGTTTTCCCTTTAAGCTTGTAATGACTGGTGTTGATGAAAATGAATGAAGCATGGAGAAGCCAACTAGATTTTCGTGACCCAATTCAGGGCAGAGTCCTCATCACATGCacttttctggtttggttttttttttttcttttacctttgGACTGCTTAACCCAGGGGCATGCCTTTCTACATACCAACCTGGCCATGTAAGGTAGAGACAATAGCAAGTGTAGTCACACACAGGACCACAAGCTTTAGTTGTCAGAGGATGATGCATCAAGCCCTGTAGGCATTTTCAGTGAATCTCACTATACCAATAACTACAACAAAACTCAACATATTTTAGCAGAAGGTAAATTTTACTAAAGAATTTTTACCATTGTATATTCCTGGGACATCCCTTGACAATTCCTTTAACGACAATCATATAGTAGCTACTACTCTTTTTTCTAATGTCACAAATGtatttcctgctcccaaacAGGAAAGTATTTATGCCTACACAGTATTTTTGTCAAGCCAAACTAtaggaactgaaaaaaaaaaaccaaaacaaaacaaaaaaaaaaaaaaaaaaacaaaacaaaacaaaaaaaccaaaaaaaaaaacaaaaaaaaaacccaaaaacctagAAAGGGAAATGTGATGGGCTGGGAACAGAGCTCACCAAACATATAAAATTCAACCACAAAACACCcaggaaattaaaaaggaagATTCCCCACTATAatcttcctgaaaaaaatagttgtgcgttagggagaaaaaaacccaaaaccaaattcacatattgttattttttaaaaaatatttgaaattaatgaCAGAATAACTTGTTTAAAGATGTAGACTGCATAATAACAACCTCATTGTGGGGACTCAAGTGCAAGGTGATCAGGAGTTTTTTGTCTCTACCTCTTCTTATCTATTTGGCAACACATTGTGTTCCTCCTGTTTGTGAAAATTAAACAATGGAGAAATGGTTTGGTCTTCTATAAAACACAGTTTATTTCTTGTGTCTAGTTTATAAAAACTTAGGCATGTGTGATATGCAAGGCtttaaggaagaaagaaagTATATTACCCAAAATTAGAGTAATTGCCACATTATTAGCTGTTCAGTTAGTTTTGCAACATTTTGTATGCATTGTCAAGTTTCACATTGCTAATTCCCTAACAAgcacagtttgttttcagatgcCCCAAGGCCAGTTTACTAAGACCAAACACAAGCTcttaaagctaaaaaaaaaaatcaaaaaccaaaccaaaaattttttaaaaatcctgtgaaccaagaaattttaaatatacaaCACAACCACAATTCCAGGGAAAATTGTCCATCAAGTGATTTAAGGGTATTTCCTTTTTGACGTATAACAAAACAAAGCCCCAGTTCTGGAGTATTTTTAACTCACTGCCAGTTTGtgcaatacatttttaattgtgATGTGTAATGCTTTGCAAGAGAACACCCAATCAATTAATCATGAGTGCCTTCTCATGGCTGCTCGGTGGGTTCTCCTGGTCGCCGTTTATCTAACATGTTGTGAACACTCTGAAGCATTTCAATGAGCTCCCTTTGAAACAAACAGGGCACGCACTATTCTTTAGAAATTCCAGCCCATTCCAGCTGGGTGTATAGTGCCCAGGTTCACATGTAGAGGGGCTTAAGCTAAGATACCCAGTGCTGTTTCTGGGAGTTGAGACAGGCTGGAGCAAGTCTTAATGAATGCATGTATGCATATGTATGTGTAAATACGTGTACCACAAAACTGAACATATAGTTCACTCCTTTTAGAGGTGATACCCTCACCACCAAATGAAGCTTTCTTACAGTGCCAAAACATTCCCACCCATATTACAGTTAgaaaaaatactggaaataaTATTGCATTAAAAGATACTTTGAGATACGTGGTGAAAAGCTGATCTATTTTAGAGAGGGCTAATTATCAATTTGGAAAAAGggctaaaatatttatttgaaatgtgATACCAGACTCATTCTTCTAGTGAGGCTTTATAAGTGCTTTATGTTTTAGAGGATTTATCAAACACTTACATACTTTATCTATAAACCCAGAAACCAGTAAGACTTGTAATTACATACCCctcaaagggtttttttctattacaAAAAGAGACACATGGTCTTTGGTCAATTTTTTACATTAGCAACACCCAAAAGCTTTAATTAGAGCAGTAACTTGATGCATTCTGAAAATCAAAATGTTACAATGAAATTACTCAGTTTGTAAATTAGACTGGGAAAGTATAACTTGGTACCAGAATCATCTGGAAAACTCTTGATTTGATAAACCTACACATATatgaatgtttttaaattattttctatttatactCATTTCCAAATCACTTATGTAAATGAAATAATGGCAATACTCCTTTCAGAGgcatcttttaaaaacatttctacaaattacttaaaattttatctttctaCAAATGTTTTCCTAGGAAAGCCAACACTCCTAGgagtaatatttaaaatactaaagCTCACATTTGGATTTGCTAGACTAATAAAAaacttctccctctcttttgaaGAGTGACATATAAACTATTTTAACATGAATCTGAGGAATGCTTTTActgtataaagaaaaaaaaaaaacaacattttaagCACATTACCTTGCAGAATGGctttgaaagatttttaataCTAAACCTGTAAAGCATTTTTTACTAATTCATGGATTTCTTGACAAAACATGCtgcttttttcccagcccataaagaaaaaaaaataaaaccaactaaaatttttaatttaaagacaGTTGGAAAAGTACCTCAAACAAATGTTGAAAACACTTTAAACAAAACAGACATGAAACCATAGTCACCTTTTAATGATTTAATATTTATCAGTAGTTGCTATAGTAATTTATAACACTGAAAACTATCAAGCTTAATATGGTCAGTACCATAGGCATACTGAAAAATGAACCATAATTAGATGAGGACACAAATACCTTCCACACGTTTTGTCACGCATCTCCTTAAAAGATACCGATACACTTTAGCACTACAGTTCACTCCCAGATTTTTTAAGCTTTAGTGATTTAGTATCTGTAAACTAGTGCTAACTGCTGTAGAACCAAAAACATAAACAAATCTCCCATATTTGTTTTCAAGCTCATACACAAAATTTGCCTTCACTAAAATATTTCCCACAGAAGGGTATGCATGATTTGCCTTGATAACACAGCTTTTTAATGGGGTGCTTTCcccaattaaaataaaatatagtcAAATTTTCATGTTGTATTTGTGATGTAAAATCCATGGACTAAATGGAGTGACTTCAGGGAGCTTCTCCTGTAGCTGAAGGCAATCAGAACCACAAGAATAAAGTTTGGTCCCATCACCAAGCAGAAACAGTGGTTCAGAAGACTAAAAGCACTTCCAGTAAAAGTCTCTTTGAAACTGATTACTAAACAAGATATAACAGGCTTTTACTGTAACTGGAAGTTTACTTTACCATCACATTTTAAAGCTGTAAATTTCAATATATGCACTTATTTCCATCAACACATAATTGGATTTACTCCTAATTAACTTATGTTTGACAAAGCACTTAGCTTTAATATACAGATTTGGTCTGTAGTAGTAACAACTGTAAGTGGGCAAGAAATTAATCTTCCTCTTACAAAAAtcttaatgaagaaaataatatccTTAACATTGACTTCCTTACTAGATACAGGACATCTCATGGTTCCTCATGAAATTGTTATTTCACAAATCTGCAGACTACTAAAAAAGATGCCCTTATAAGTTCTGTACTTAGGGTCTTGATAGtaattctaattttaaaaatgtgaaaatcatGCTTTATGTAGCTTCCATTATCAAAAGAGTTCCAATCCCACACTTCACAACCTAAATTATTGGATTTTTTGCTACCAGTTGATAAAAAAACAGCATTactaattttttctctttattaatCTCACCTTCTGAGCTGCTTTAGAGGGACTCTTGTTTTTGCTTCCTTTGGGTCTTCCTCTTGGTCTTTTAGGAGATGGTTCACCAGTTGGTTCCTAAATACAGGAAAACATGCTATTGTGGCAAAGAGGCTACAACTAACCCAGATGTTCTAAAGGATAAACTAAACTGAGAAGTTGCTTAAAACATATGAATTAACAGTGTCATTAAATAACATAGTATTAATAATACAACATAAACAATTTAGCAACTCcaggtaaaggaaaaaatatattttgcacaATAAATGAGTTTAACTTCTCTTGCAATTGCATAGAAAAACTTGGGAAAGTGTGAATATTCTAACACATAAGTTATACcaggaaacacattttttaaagatgGTTATGATTTCCCTCATATAAGAgcagttatttaaaaaataacacagTTACACATTTAATTTCAATTGCATTGCATTATAGCAAGATACAATTATCACATGTAGTTTCTAGCACAAgctttttgaggggaaaaagttaaCTACCAGAATATTGTAAAGTAAGATGAGACTACTCTCTCAAGGGGGcaatttgtttttgttgttctgcAGTCGGTATTATATTCACACCTATTCTAAAGAAAATTGATTCATATTAACATGcaaatttaaatgtttcttcATATAGAACACTTATAAGCCAAAAAAACTCgacaaagaaaaatgtgaaacaaaaccccaactcGAAAATGAGTTGACACTGACTATTATAGCTATTTTCTTAACTAGTTCCTTTGCCTGCCAGTAAATAACCAGTCCTTAAAACTGGGTATGAATTACTAAGAATTCAGATTCCAAATATTTATTCAGTGAATCATAAACACTATAAAACTCTTCTAGTCTTGAATATTATACATTTCATTCATATTGCAGGATGCAGTAGAACTAATTAAGTGCAGTTTGTTAACTTAAACCAGTTTAAAGCCCTTCAGCTTTCATAATTCCCGGGTAGGTTAAAGGGAGGCTGGCAAGGGGACTCCCCaagtgctgcagctcagtggcGAGCCCCGCAGGCACTGCACATCTGGGCTGTGCACGTTGAAGGAGACGCgtttttctttcacttccaCACATTTAAATgctacaggaggaaaaaaaattagggaaaaaaaagaaaatagaatatagaaaaaagaaaaaaagaaaaagaaaaagaaaaagaaaaagaaaaagaaaaagaaaaagaaaaagaaaaagaaaaagaaaaagaaaaagaaaaagaaaaagaaaaagaaaaagaaaaagaaaaagaaaaagaagcccGGGCACAAGCCAGCAGGGTCGGTGGGGGCTGGCTGCCGGGGCTGGTCGAGGGCAATCAGGGGCTGAAGCAGAAGGGGTACAGAGCCCGCAGTCACCGGACCGATGGGAGTGAGTGTCACCAGGGGCAGAGCGAGGGAACGGGGGGCTCTGCTTTTATGGCTTCCCAAAAAAAGTACTTTCTGTGAAATTTACAGGACCATAtcggggcgggggaggggaaggaagcaaAGCAGCCGGGTTTCCCCCGGCTcggggctctgctgctcagctctctcCGTGTTTCGAGCCCCTCGAAGGCTCTCGTGGCAGTGGGGCTGATGCCAAATGAATGGGAAGTAAACACGTTTAAAGCCCGCGGACGCTCGCTTTAAAATGAGCCCCACGGACAGCCCTGCTTCTCAATCGTGTCTTCCgagggaggcagggaaaaggCTGCGGGCGGCTCCGCGTTGCCCCCGCCGAGCTGCGGGATTAATTGGTTGCATCCGCAGGCAAAATCCTCCTTCGGCGGCGCCGGCGGAGGGGCTGCGGAGCGCGGGGGCTCCCCCCGGGCCCCTCGCCCGGCGGTAGGGGCTGAGCGCGGCTGGGCAGCTCCGGGCGATGCGACAATGGCACTtcgggaaaggaagggaaggggggtgggggtgggaaTAACGCACGCATCTAGCGACCTTAGAGCGAATTCGTATCTTGCAAGTCAAAAAGGGGAGCCCAGCACACTCGTTTCGGGGCCCAGGTGGAGGCTGTGGGTGTGGGTGGAAAGGAGCACAGGGCTACGCTCCCCGCGTCCAGACACGGCAGAGTTCCCGTCGCCTCGACCTGCCTTGGGAAAGCGCCGGAGCAAAGGCAAAAGGTGTTGCAAATACAGGGCAAGCCCACTCCGGCTACCTCCCCCACCTCCATCGGCAACGGGGGCACCTCTCTCCATGAGATGAGGGGGGCGAGGGGGGAGGTAGGGAAGGGGGGGAAtccgggggtggggggggggggggaaaggcggaaaaaaaaccctatgcGACTCTCTAGTcaccctcctctcccccagccccaacaTCTAGGGGCAGTtcaggggctgggctggtcAAGATCGGAGGCGGCAGCAGCGCCCGGTGGGACCCGACACATGCACACACGCGCGCACACAGATTGAGATATAGCGAGGGCTCAGAGAGGAGGGAGACAGGAGAGCCCCGATCCCTGTTCCTCGCTTTCGCAATTTCAAAATCAGCTCGAAATGACCCAGCGAGCGCTGGTTGGTCGGAGCCGCGCTGCTCCATGTTCCCCATTTACATTGAAaagccccagctctctccctgCACAATAGTGGAAGTCCCGAGGAGGCTCTGCGGTTCAGCCACGGGCACGCAGCGCCCCGTCGCTCCGGGCTCCGGGGTCCCCCCGCCGGGGCGCCCGCCGGAGCCCCTCGCTACGCCTCTGCACCACCTCGCCGGGAGCAGCGCACAACaaagccccccccccccccccccccgccccgtcGCCAGGACTCCTTGCAGCACAATACGTACATGTACATGCCTATAACACTATAGATCTGCGGCTCTACGTATCTATACGATACTGACTTGTGGTTGTTTCCTGGGTCTGCCTCGTCCTCTCTTCTGAGGCTCTGCGGTTGCAGGTtgctcctgggcagcagtggaAGGCTGACCGGGTCCCTCACCTTGTGCACTCATCGTGacttctgctgctcagcctgaAACCAGTCTCTCCAAAGCACCTTGAAGGGGGGGAATCAAAACgagctcttgctgcttttgctgctcgCTGCCACCACCACACCGGACGTCCTGGTGCTGCcaaaaaggagaagagaagagaaggggaggaggaggaggaggaggtgatggTGGTAGTGGTGTTGGTGGTGGTGGAAGAGGAGGGGGAATGAATCTCTCTTACAATTTAGGAATGGTTAGTAACATGAAGCAATTCAAAAGAggagaggttaaaaaaaaaaaaagaggaaaggcaGAGTAAATTGCAGCCCTGGAAAtgaaaggagagagggaaatagTCCGAGGGTAGTCGGGAGCAAaccaagaagaggaaaaaaagtcctACAAATTGAAAGCAAGTGGTGGCTATCGCGCTTAGATCGGATCAGGACAAATTAAGATAAGACACACTGAAAATGGACTGAGAACACTGCACAATCTTGCCAGAAGCATGCACCCTGGGAAGACGGGGATTTCGGCAGCAGCGGGAGCAGCGCGCAAAAGGAGcgatcatttaaaaataataataataaaacgaTTTGGGAgattgggagggaaaaaaaaaaggagggggggcGGTCCTGGGTTCGTGTCTGTGATGCGAGCTCCTGGGACTGGAAATATTATTATGCGAGTCCTGCCCACGGACTAAACTAGGATGAGGgttaagggaggaaaaaaaaccccaaaccaacaacaaaaacgaaggaaaagaaaagaaaagccaccTTTACCCGTGGGTGGAAAAACCAGGAGGGggctgtagggaaaaaaaaaagagagagagagagagagagagagaggaggaggaggaggcagagcgaAAACCCGGC
It encodes:
- the HMGA2 gene encoding high mobility group protein HMGI-C gives rise to the protein MSAQGEGPGQPSTAAQEQPATAEPQKRGRGRPRKQPQEPTGEPSPKRPRGRPKGSKNKSPSKAAQKKAEATGEKRPRGRPRKWPQQVVQKKPAQEETEETSSQESAEED